AAATTTTAAGGGTGAAATGTATAACATGCCCTTTAATATGAATACCTTCAGCAAGATGTGGGGGATATCTACTCCGGCAGAGGCAAAGGCTATCATCGAGGAGCAGAAGGCGTCTGTTACCGGGGAGCCTGAAAACCTGGAGGAGCAGGCCATCAGCCTTGTGGGTACGGATATTTATGAAAAGCTGGTAAAGGGGTATACGGAAAAGCAGTGGGGCAGGGATTGTAAGGAGCTTCCGGCCTTTATCATCAAGCGCCTTCCCGTGCGTTTTACCTATGATAATAACTATTTTAATGACTTATACCAGGGTATCCCCATCGGAGGATACAATGTGATCATGGAAAAGCTTCTTGAAGGATGCGATGTGGAAACAGGCGTTGATTATCTGGAAAATAAGGAGTATTATGACGGGCTGGGAGAAAAGGTCGTATATACAGGAACCATAGATGGTTACTATGGGTATCAGTACGGCAAGTTGGAATACAGGAGCCTGCGGTTTGAGACAGAGGTCGTGGATACGGATAATTACCAGGGCGTAGCTGTGGTCAACTACACGGACCGGGAAACACCTTACACCAGGATCATTGAGCATAAGCATTTTGAATTCGGGACCCAGCCAAAATCTGTAATTACCCGGGAATATCCGGTGGACTGGAGCGAGGGAATGGAGCCATATTATCCGGTTAATAATGAAAGAAATCAGGAATTATATTTAAAATATGCCGCACTGGCTGAGAAAGAAGACCAGGTGATTTTCGGCGGACGGTTAGGTGAATATAAATACTACGATATGGACAAGGTCATTGAATCAGCCATGAGCCGGGTAGAAAAGGAATTGGGTTAATCCTGCTTACGGGCCAAGCTGTTTACTTTTTATGGCGGATATAGTACAATACTACGGAACCAGGGCTGGAATTGCAATGCCCTGAAACGTGGGTCAACTGGAGGAATCTATGAACGTTGTATACGCTTCCAACGATAATTATGCCAGACATCTGGCCGTATCCCTTTATTCCCTTTTGGATCATAACAGGGACATGGGAGACATCCATATATATGTTTTATCCATGAGCCTTTCAGAAGGGACGAAAGAACGGCTTAAGACCGTGGCAGACGGGTTTGGACGTGAGCTGACGGTCGTAGAGCTGGGAAATTTAAAGGAGCGCTTTTCTTATGAGGTGGATACGGGCGGCTTTGATTTAAGTATTATGGCCCGGCTGTTCGTAGGAGAGGTTCTCCCGGAGGAGACAGACCGGGTGCTGTATTTAGACTGTGATACAGTGGTGCTTTCCTCTTTAAGAAGGCTGTGGGAAACGGATTTGAAGTCTTTCCTTTTAGGTGCGGTGATGGAGCCTACCATATACCCTTCCATTAAAGAAGATATCGGTCTTTTGCCGTCAGAGCCTTATTATAATTCCGGCGTCCTTCTCATTGATATGAACCGTTGGAGGGAGGAAAACGCCCAGAAGCTGCTTCTGGATTTTTACTGCTCCAAGGGAGGCAAGCTGTTTGCAGGGGATCAGGACACCATTAACGGAGCACTGAAGGGGAGGATCAAGCCATTGTCTCCCAGGTATAACTTTTTTACTAATTACCGCTATTACCGGTACAGCCATCTGGTAGGGCTGTCCCCTGTTTATGGAAAGCTTGGGTCAAAAGGGTTTAAAGAGGCAAAGAAACATCCTGCCATCCTGCATTTTATGGGGGATGAAAGACCCTGGAAAGTAGGGAATTTAAACCATTACCGCAGGGCTTACGACTATTATCTCTCCCTTACCCCATGGGCAGGAACGCCGAAGGAAAAGGGAAGCCGGCTTTATATGGCCGCCTATCATCTGATGGATTACGCCACCTTTATATGTCCGCCTGTGAGGGATTTTGTAAGCGCCAGGTTTGGAATGCAGGTGATCAATTCCAGAAAGGGTTCTTAAAGAGGAGCAGATATGAACATTAGCTGTATCATTCTCAATTATAATGACGCGGAAACCACCATAAGTCTGGTAAATTCCATGGTAAATTATGAAATCCTGGATTCCATTATAATCGTGGACAACTGTTCCACCGATGATTCTGCCTTAAGACTTCAAACGGTTGCCGGTGGAAAGGTTCATTTTATCTCCACGGAAAAAAACGGAGGATACGGTTATGGCAATAATCAGGGAATCCGGTATGCTTATGGGACCCTTCACGCTTCCCATGTGCTGATAGCAAATCCTGATGTAAAGGTCACAGAGGAATGCATACAGGCCATGAAGGATTCCTTTTTAAAGATAAGCCGGCTGGGAGTTGCGGCGGCAGTCACCAGGGATGGGACAGGAAAGGTGGCGCTGTCAAGCTGGCGTCTTAACGGTCTTTTAGGAGACCTTTTGGATACCGGCCTTATTACCAGACGGATTTTTGCACCCTGGCTTAATGACCGGCCGGAATTAAAGACGGATTCTAAAAAGGAGCGGTACGTTTACGTAGATGCCGTGCTTGGCTCTCTTTTTATGGCGGATATTCATGCCCTGATGGAATGCGGTCTTTATGATGAAGATGTTTTTCTATATTATGAAGAGAAAATTCTCGGATTTCAGATGAAGAAAAAGGGGTACGGAACAGTGCTTCTCCTGAATAAGTCCTATGTACATCTTCATTCTGTGTCCATTAATAAGAATGTGAAATCCATTTTAAAGAAGCAGGCCCTTCTTCATAAGAGCAAGCTTCACTATTATAAAAAATATCTGGGAATCAACCGGTTCCAGGAATGTCTGGTAAAGGCTTTCCTGGCATTTCTCATGGCTGAAATCTGGTTTCTGACTGAGATCCTGGGATTGTCCTGGTAAGTTTTGCCCAAAAAGCATGGGCGGGAAGAGGAAAGAGGGAAGGCTTATGGTGTCGGTGCTTCTTGCATCCTACAACGGAGAAAAATATATACGGGAGCAGCTGGATTCCATTATAGGCCAGACATTTTCTGATCTGTCCGTCGTGATTTCCGATGATCTTTCTACAGATGGGACTCCTGCCATTATCCGGGAATATGAAGAGCAACATCCTGGCCGGGTAAGGAGTTTAAAGAACAGGGAAAGGTCTGGCAGCGCCCAGAATAATTTCTTTCGCCTGCTGACTTCGGTGTCTGATGAGTATGTCATGCTTTGTGACCAGGATGATGTGTGGCTTCCAGATAAGACAGAAATCACTTTGAGGGAAATGAAGCGGCTGGAGGCGGAATGGGGAGCAGAGGTTCCCCTGCTGGTCCACGGAGATTTATCGGTTACCGATAAGACGGGCAATATTCTTCACAAATCCATGGCAGAATACCAGAAGATCGCGGTTCATGATAACCGGTTCAGTCATTATCTGGTTGAGAACAACATTACCGGGAATACGGTCATGATCAACAGGGCCTTTTTGCGGTTCTTTGCTGAGATTCCAAAGGAATGCGTCATGCATGACTGGTGGCTGGGACTTCTGGCAAGCTGTTTTGGAAGAATATCCTACATTGACCGTCCCCTGGTCTTATACCGGCAGCATGGGGAAAATCAGATGGGATCTAAAAGCGGTAAGGAGCAGTATGCGGAGCGGATCCTGAATCAGGACAGGATCCGGGAAAATTACAGGAAAATGTTTGTGCAGGCACAGATGTTTTTAAAACTCTATGGAAATCAGATGTCCAGGGAGCAGAAAGCGGTTCTGGAGCATTTTACCGGACTGCCCGGAAAAAACAGAGTGGAAAAGATTTATACTATTTGGAAATACAAATTAATGAAAAGCACCCATATGCGGACGCTGGGCCAGATGTTTTCCATCTGACCGGGAAATGGAGGATAACGCATGGATAATAAAGAGGATATATTAGTGACGAGGGCTTCCATGCCTTCCTATGAAGAATTTATAGAAGAGATACGCCCCATCTGGGAAACAGCCTGGATGACTAATATGGGGGAATTTCATGAAAAACTAATGGAGCAGTTAAAGGAGTACTTAAAGGTACAAAAGCTTCTTTTGTTTGTCAACGGGCATATGGCTCTTGAAATGGCGCTGCAGGCCATGAATCTGTCCGGCGAGGTGATCACCACCCCGTTTTCTTTTGCTTCCACCACCCATGCCATTGTAAGAAATAACTTAACTCCGGTATTCTGCGATATCCGCGAAGAGGATTATACCATTGATCCGGATAAGATCGAAGAACTGATTACGGAAAAGACAACCGCCATTTTACCGGTTCATGTTTATGGAAATATCTGTGATGTAGATAAAATTGAAAAAATCGCGAAAAAACATAATTTAAAGGTAATTTATGATGCTGCCCATGCCTTTGGAGTAGAAGTTAATGGGAGAGGCATCGGGACCTACGGTGACGCTTCCATGTTCAGCTTTCATGCCACAAAGGTATATAATACCATTGAAGGCGGAGCTGTGACCTTTCAGGATCCTTCCCTGGAGATTTTGTTCAACTATTTGAAAAATTTCGGCATCACCGGAAAGGAAACCGTGGAGTACATCGGCGGCAATGCCAAAATGAATGAGTTTCAGGCGGCTATGGGTATATGCAACCTTCGCCATGTGAATGATAACATCGAAAAACGCAGGCTTGTGGCAGAACGGTACCGGGAGCATTTGACGGGGATTCCGGGGATTCGCCTGATAGAACCAAAAGAAGGGATCCGCCAGAATTATGCGTATTTTCCTGTTGCCTTTGACGGTTTTTCATTAACAAGGAATGAGGTGTATGAGCTGCTGGCCTCTCATCACATCTTTGCCAGAAAGTATTTTTATCCTCTGATCACTGACTTTGAATGCTATCGGGAGCGGTTTTCAGATATACATCTTCCTGTGGCAAAAAAGGCGGCGGACAGCGTTTTGACCCTGCCCTTATATGCAGAACTTTCCCTGGATCAGGTTGACCGCATCTGTGCCATAATTTTAAGTGCCAGATAGGAGGAAAGGAAGCAACCATAAATGATGTCATAATATATACGCTCTGGGCAATACGGAAATAGGGAGGAAACCCTTTACAGGGATTCCATATGCCCTGAGAAACAGAGTGGAAAAGAGGAAATTATGAATACAGCATTGGTGACTGCAATCGGGTCATTTTCAGCAGATATTGTAATAAAAAATTTGAAAAAAGGCGGTCTAAGGGTAGTTGGCTGTGATATTTATCCGGAAGAATGGATTGCAGATTCCGGGAATGTGGCATCCTTTTACCAGGTTCCCCTTGCAACAGACGAGAAAAGGTATGTGGACTCCATCCTGAAAATCTGCAGGAAGGAACAGGCAAAGATGCTCATCGTTCTCACGGATATAGAGGTAGACCTGTGGAACCGCCACAGGGACGAACTCTCCTTAGCTTCGGTGACATTATGTCTGTCATCGGAGGAAACCCTTCTTCTATGCAGGGATAAAAGGAAGTTATGCCATTTTCTTACGGAAAAAGGCATTGGTAATCCCATTCCCACTCTGGAGCTTTCAGAAGCAGATCCGGAGCGGCTTTCTTATCCGGCGGTTATCAAGCCATTTAACGGAAGAAGCAGTCAGGGGCTTCGCTATATCCATTCCCTTGAAGAGATGAAGGGCTTTTTGGAATGCACAAGTCCTGAGGGGCTGATCGTACAGCCCTATTATCAGGGAAGCATCGTTACCGTGGACGTGGTAAGGCAGGCGGAAACAGGTGAGAGCGCAGCTGTGTGCCGAAAGGAGCTTTTGCGGACCCCCAATGGGGCAGGGACCTCGGTGCTTGTGTTTTTGGATCCCGTTCTGGAAGCCGTGTGCAGGGAAATAGCCAATGCTCTTAATATCAACGGCTGTGTGAATTTTGAGTTCATTCAGGCAGAGGATGGATCGTATCATATGCTGGAATGCAATCCCCGTTTTTCCGGCGGCGTAGAGTTTTCCTGTCTGGCAGGATATGACTGTGTTACCAACCATTTAAGATGCTTTAACGGAGAGTCCATAGAACCGTTACAGGGAATTACGGGCATGTATATTGCTAGAAAGTATGAGGAATATATTATGGAAAGTAAAAAGCACTTACCATAATCGGATGGACGGGCTAAAAAACAGCCCTTTTATCTAAACTTGCGTTGCAAGTTCAGATAACTATATTATGGAAAGTAAAAAGCACTTACCATAATCGGATGGACGGGCTAAAAGCAGCCCTTTTATCTTCACTTGCGTTGCAAGTGAAGATAAGCTATATTACAAAAGCAGATACAGGAAAGGACGGAGAGGAATGAACAGCAGTTCCGAATCAAAAATAATGGCCAGTATTAACTGCGTGACCTTTAATCATAAAGCTTATATCAGGCAGGCCCTGGACAGCTTTCTCATGCAAAAAACAGATTTTGAATTTGAAATTCTGGTTCATGACGACGCGTCCACCGATGGAACAGGGGATATTTTAAGAGAATATGAATCAAAATACCCGGATAAAGTGAGACCCCTCATACAGACGGAGAACCAGTATTCTCAGGGAATTGACAATATCAGCGGAGCGTTTAATTTCCCACGGGCCAGAGGAAAATACATTTTCATGTGCGACGGAGATGATTACTGGACTTCACCGGATAAGATGCAAAAGCAGGTGGATTACATGGAGGCCCATCCGGACTGCACCCTTTGCATACACAGTGCTAAAATCGAACTGGTGGGAAGGGCTCTGACGGAAAGACAGATGCGTCCTTACCGGGGGAACCGGGTGATCACGCCGGAGGAGATCGTGGATAAGCCTTCCGGTTATGCCATGTCCTCCATGGCATTTCCCTCCCGCCTTGTAAAGGAACTTCCGGATTACTATGTGGATTGTCCGGTGGGAGATACTCCCTTACAGATGATAGCAGCTGCAAATGGATACGGCTATTACATGGATGAGCCCATGAGCGCTTACCGGGTGGGAGTAGCAGGCTCCTGGACCATGGATGGCAAAAGTGGGAATTATGCCAGGAAGCAGAGGATTTACTGGGAACGGATGAAACAGGTGTACGAGGAATTTAACGCTGCCACAGAGGGCAGTTTAAGGGAAGCAGCGGACAGCGCGGCAAAACGGACTTATTATCATACCATGGTCAATACCAGGCAGTTTACGGAGATCATGAATCCGGAATACCGTAAATATTATAAGGAATTGACGCCAAGAACCAGGTTTTTTATTCAGGCCGAATACCGGGCTCCGGGAGCTTACGGGCTGTTAAGGAAGATATTCCTTGGAAAGAAAGGGTAAGAAAGCAAAAGCATGGGCAGGATCCGGTAATTTCGGTTCCTGCCCATGTGTTATATCGTTATAAAGCTGCCTGTCCCAGGTTATCTTGCAATATTGGGATCAGTAGGATCCCAGGTCTGGGTATCAGGTATGATCTGTTCAATGGCCGGTCTCTCATATGGTCCTGGAACCAGTGATTCGTAAATCGTAACGGTAGTTCCAAGAGCGCAATGGTCATATACCCATTTGGCATCTCCGGAGAGGAGACGGACGCAGCCGGCTGACTGAGCAATGCTCATATAATTATAAGTCATCGGATCCAGCGTCATATTATTGGGCTTGCTGTACAGTATGGAATGAATTAAGAAGCCCTTCCAGATGCGGGTTGCATACTGGGTAAAGATTCCGTGGTTCATATCTCTCCAGCGGTATTTTTCCGGAGTCTGGAATGTTCCAAGAGGGGTATCCGGTCCGGTGGAGGTCAAAAAGGATTTTACCGGAATGATAAATCCGTTGTTCCCATCTTTGGCGAAGATGGTCATACAGTTCATGGTCTTGTTGATGCTGATAAGGAATGGTCCTTTTCCGCCGATAACAGGCTCTAAGTCAGAGAGCATTCTTCCGGATTCATCGAAATAATATTTGTAGCCGTCAAGGTACTGCCAGCCGGTCACGGGATAGGAATCCTGGAAATAGTAGCGCTCATTGCCTGCCCATGCCCAGCCGGTAAAGGCTGTGCCGTCGCCGTTAAAGTAGCGGAGACCGCCGTCGATCTGCCGCATTCCGTCTGGGACAGCGGAAACCAAAGGCTTATCCGTGGCATAGGGGAATTGAGAATTCTTGGCGTAGAAGGCCATTCTCAGCCCTGTTATGTAGTGGCCGGTTCCCATGGTTCCTGTGGTGGTTCCGTTCTTGGCCCAGTCCATCGTGGTTCCATCTTCCAGCTGAGCAGTATAGTAGAGGTCGAACTGGTTATTCACATAACCGGAAAACCGCATCTGTACTGCTTCGATGTTTATGTCATTGGCATAATTGGTAGTCTGCTGCCCGTTTAAGACCCATGGAGACCAGCCGGTGCTGGAGGTATAGGTCCTGTAAAGCACGTTTCCTACAATGTTTGTGAGGAAGGTAGATAATCCGTGAAAGCCCTGTCCGTCATTTGTGATCCATGCATCGTTTACAAAAGGCTGTGACCAGTTGCTGTCACCGACCATAACTGTAGTCTGGAGACGTGGGAAATTGGCCTTTAAAGCTTCCTGGGCTGCTCTGGTGGCTTCATCCACCACGCCGTCCTCGCCGCTGCCTTCCCCTTCTTTTCCAATGTCTATGCCGGCATTTGCCAAAGCGGTTTCTGCTTCTTCCTTGGTTACGCCCCCCTGTGTCTGGGTTTCTGTCTGGGCTTGGGTCTCAGACTGCCCTTCGCTCTGACTGATGGGGACACCATTCTTAAATCCCGGTCCATATGCTTCTTCTGCCCATGCAAGGGAAGCCTGTCCGGAAACAAGAGCAGCCGTAAGGCAGAGTACCATCAGGCTGCGTGTCAGTTTACGCATAATATATAACCTCCTGAATTCTTATAAATAAAAAGTATATTCCCTTATACTTTAACACAATCAGGCCTAAAATGCTATAGACGATTTACAATTATTGGGGAATATAGTACAATAAGGCGGAAATGTAAATTGGTAAAGCAAGGAGAAAAGCCAGTATGTACCAGGAAAATATGAAAAATAAAGTCCTTTCCGGCCTGTTCTGGAAAGTGATGGAAAACGGGGGCACCCAGGGTATTCAGTTCCTTGTATCGGTTCTGCTGGCCAGGATGCTGACGCCGGCAGAGTCCGGAGAAGTCATGCTCATTATGATATTCATTACCATTGGAAATGTGTTTGTTCAAAGCGGTGTTAATACCTCCCTGATCCAGAAACGGACGGTGGATGAGGTGGATTATTCTTCTGCATTTTATATCAGCGGAGCCATCGCTTTTGTTTTATATGTGATCCTCTTTTTTTCGGCTCCGGCCATAGCTTCTTTTTACGGACAGCCTGTTTTTACACCGGTGCTCCGGATCCTTTCTGTGACCCTGTTTTTTGGTGCCTTTACCTCTGTCCAGTCTGCAGTGGTCGCCAGGAATATGGAGTTTCGGAAGCTTTGTCTGGCAAGCCTTTTTGCCGCTCTCTGCTCCGGTATCATCGGCGTTTTTCTGGCAGCCAGGGGGCTGGGGCTGTGGGCCCTTGCCATGCAGCAGTTTTTTTACAGCTTTTTCTTAATGATCATGCTGACAATTCTGGTGAAGTGGAGGCCAAGGCTCCTGTTTTCCATTAAAAAGGCGGGAGAACTGTTTTCCTATGGCTGGAAAATACTTTGTTCCGGCCTTATTGATACGGTATTTAATAATGTTTACGGGCTAGTCATCGGGAAATTATATAATTCCGCCATGATGGGGCAATACTCAAGGGGAAACCAGTTTCCTGCCTTGATTGCCAATAATCTTGGGGCAGCTATCCAGTCGGTCATGCTTCCGGCTTTTTCTGCCAGCCAAGAGGACAAGGAGAGGTTAAAGCGCATGGTGAGAAGGTCTATAGTCACCAGCTCTTACCTGGTATTTCCCATGATGGCAGGTTTGATCGCTGTAGCGGAGCCTATGGTAAAGCTGCTTTTGACGGACAGGTATCTGCCCTGTGTGCCCATGCTCCGGATGCTGTGCGTAGCTTATGCGACCTGGCCCCTTCATGTGGCAAATTTGCAGGCCATTAATGCCCTGGGGAAAAGTGAGGTATTCCTCAAGCTGGAAATAATAAAGAAGGCGATCGGCATGGCTGCTCTTCTCATCAGCATCCCCTTTGGGATATATACCATGGTGGCTTTAAGGGCAGTGACCGATTTTATCTGTACCTTTATCAATGCGTATCCCAATAAAAAGCTCTTAAACTACAGCTTTTTCGAGCAGTGGAAGGATGTACTTCCTTCTCTTCTTCTGTCAGCGGTGATGTGCCTCATTTCATACGGAATGCAATATGTAATAGAAGGAACTCTTTTAACCCTGATCGTCCAGATTCTTGTAGGAGTCGCTGTTTATGCAGGGCTTTCCTGGCTGTTCCGGCTGGAGCCTTTTTTGTACCTGTGCCGTATTTCAGGAATCATAAAACAGTAGGCAGGGTGGTTTTAAGTTTACTTTTCAGGCCGGATATTGTAGAATAAAGGGACATTGTGAGGAAGTACCCGGTGGGGATATCATTATGCCCCAATACTGTTGGTAATTAAGGGGAAAATAAATGGAACGAAAAAATGTGGCCTGGAATATGATCGGAAGCCTGGTTTATGCCGGTTCCAGCATGGTCCTTACGGCCCTTGTCAACCATCTCATAGGAACGGAACAGGGAGGAATCTTTGGTTTTGCCTTCAGTACCTTTGGGCAGCAGATGTTTCTGGTAGCCTATTTTGGCATGAGACCTTTACAGAGCACGGATACAAGCAAAAGCTATACGTTTTCCGAATACCGTCTGGCCCGGCTCGTTACCTGCTCCGTGGCTGTCCTTTTTGGAATGGGTTATATTATTTTTAACACCCTGTCCCCGTCGGCAGGCTATACGGCTCAAAAGGCCCTGGTGGTATTTTTGATGGTGCTGTATAAGGTACTTGACGGGTTTGCAGATGTATATGAATCGGAATTTCAGAGAAATGGACGGCTGTACCTTACAGGACAGGCCATGGCTTTCCGCACGCTGCTTTCCGTATGCTGTTTTTTAGGAACCCTGGCTGTAACAAAGGCGCTTATATTTTCCTGTGTGGTAGCAGTTTTGTCCCAGGGAGCGGGAATTCTGCTGTTTGATAAAAGAGCGGCAAAGAGTGTTCCTGGAATTGTGTTTACCAGGACTCCTGGCAGGCAGTGGAGGCTTTTGCAGGATGGATTTTTGCTGTTCTTGTCCGTTTTTTTAGACGGGCTCATTTTTGCCATGGCAAAATATGCGGTGGATGCCCGGATGACTGCTACGGACAACGCTGTTTTTGTGGCAATTTTTATGCCGACCTCGGTCATTAACCTGGCGGCGAACTTTGTGATCCGTCCCTTTTTGACCAGTATGTCTTATCAGTGGGAGGAGAGGAATTTTAAGGAATTTGGGTCCGGCTTAAAGAAGCTTTCCGGTATTATATTCCTTCTTACGGTGATTGCCCTGGCAGGTGCCTGGGTGCTTGGAGTTCCAGTGCTTGGAGCCATTTCCAATGTGGAACTTAAGCCGTATAAATCCGGGCTTCTGTTCATCGTGCTGGGCGGCGGTTTCTTTGCGGTCATGAATCTGTTTTATTATGTGCTTGTCATCATGAAACAGCAGAAGCGGATCTTTTTCGGCTATGTGCCGGTCAGCATCCTTTCCTTCTTTCTCTCCTTCTGGCTGGTTGGAAAGGGAGGGATCAATGGAGGAGCCTTTTCCTATATGCTGGAAATGCTGATACTTATGCTTTGCTTTATGGGACAGGCGGTCCGTGTCTTTATTACAGAGGAAAGAGGGAGGCTGGAGCGGAAGAAATGATGGATAAGGTACTGGTAGTGATACCTGCATACAATGAGGCTTTAAATATTGAGCGCGTGGTAGGAGAAGTGATCACCAACTATCCTATGTTTGATTATGTGATCATCAATGACGGTTCCACCGATCACACGGCGGATATCTGCAGAAAGCATGGCTGGAAGATCATTGACCTGCCTATGAATCTGGGGCTTGCCGGAGCATTCCAGACCGGTCTTAAATATGCCCACAGACGGGGCTACCGGTATGCCATACAGTTTGACGGGGACGGGCAGCACCGGCCGGAATATATCCTTCCCATGAAAGAGAAGATGGATGAAGGATATGATATTGTTATCGGCTCCAGGTTTGTGACGGGGAAAAAGCCTCGTTCTATGCGGATGCTTGGAAGCAGACTCCTAAGCGGCTCCATCTGGTTCACAACAGGAGTAAAGGTCAGTGACCCTACCTCCGGGATGCGTATGTTTAACAGGAAGATGATCAAGGAATTTGCCGATGGCTTAAATTACGGCCCGGAGCCGGATACGATCTCCTATTTGATCAGCCAGGGAGCAAAGGTCGCAGAGATTCCTGTAATCATGGATGAACGGATTCTGGGAGAGAGCTATTTGAATCCGGTCAATGCTGCCCGGTATATGGGAAAGATGCTGTTTTCCATACTGCTGGTACAGAGCATCCGTATCAGGGACAGGAGATAAAGGAAGGGAGAACGTAACATGACAGTTTTGCTTCGAGGCGTACTGATATGCGTTTCCATATTACTTACATTTTATTTACTTAGAAAAATACGCCATTC
The nucleotide sequence above comes from Lacrimispora sp. BS-2. Encoded proteins:
- a CDS encoding lipopolysaccharide biosynthesis protein translates to MERKNVAWNMIGSLVYAGSSMVLTALVNHLIGTEQGGIFGFAFSTFGQQMFLVAYFGMRPLQSTDTSKSYTFSEYRLARLVTCSVAVLFGMGYIIFNTLSPSAGYTAQKALVVFLMVLYKVLDGFADVYESEFQRNGRLYLTGQAMAFRTLLSVCCFLGTLAVTKALIFSCVVAVLSQGAGILLFDKRAAKSVPGIVFTRTPGRQWRLLQDGFLLFLSVFLDGLIFAMAKYAVDARMTATDNAVFVAIFMPTSVINLAANFVIRPFLTSMSYQWEERNFKEFGSGLKKLSGIIFLLTVIALAGAWVLGVPVLGAISNVELKPYKSGLLFIVLGGGFFAVMNLFYYVLVIMKQQKRIFFGYVPVSILSFFLSFWLVGKGGINGGAFSYMLEMLILMLCFMGQAVRVFITEERGRLERKK
- a CDS encoding lipopolysaccharide biosynthesis protein yields the protein MYQENMKNKVLSGLFWKVMENGGTQGIQFLVSVLLARMLTPAESGEVMLIMIFITIGNVFVQSGVNTSLIQKRTVDEVDYSSAFYISGAIAFVLYVILFFSAPAIASFYGQPVFTPVLRILSVTLFFGAFTSVQSAVVARNMEFRKLCLASLFAALCSGIIGVFLAARGLGLWALAMQQFFYSFFLMIMLTILVKWRPRLLFSIKKAGELFSYGWKILCSGLIDTVFNNVYGLVIGKLYNSAMMGQYSRGNQFPALIANNLGAAIQSVMLPAFSASQEDKERLKRMVRRSIVTSSYLVFPMMAGLIAVAEPMVKLLLTDRYLPCVPMLRMLCVAYATWPLHVANLQAINALGKSEVFLKLEIIKKAIGMAALLISIPFGIYTMVALRAVTDFICTFINAYPNKKLLNYSFFEQWKDVLPSLLLSAVMCLISYGMQYVIEGTLLTLIVQILVGVAVYAGLSWLFRLEPFLYLCRISGIIKQ
- a CDS encoding glycosyltransferase family 2 protein translates to MDKVLVVIPAYNEALNIERVVGEVITNYPMFDYVIINDGSTDHTADICRKHGWKIIDLPMNLGLAGAFQTGLKYAHRRGYRYAIQFDGDGQHRPEYILPMKEKMDEGYDIVIGSRFVTGKKPRSMRMLGSRLLSGSIWFTTGVKVSDPTSGMRMFNRKMIKEFADGLNYGPEPDTISYLISQGAKVAEIPVIMDERILGESYLNPVNAARYMGKMLFSILLVQSIRIRDRR